In Triticum urartu cultivar G1812 chromosome 6, Tu2.1, whole genome shotgun sequence, the following proteins share a genomic window:
- the LOC125514229 gene encoding ubiquinol oxidase 1c, mitochondrial-like yields the protein MPSWRALARRQRHVIPSPSQSLARPQVLEPATTSFASRAAAHQAGSSSSAMSSRVAGSVLLRHLGPRVFGPTTPAAQRPLLAGGEGGAVAVAMWARPLSTSAAEAAREEATASKDNVASTAAATAEAMQAAKADAVQAAKEGKSPAASSYWGIVPAKLVNKDGAEWKWSCFRPWEAYTSDTTIDLSKHHKPKVLLDKIAYWTVKSLRVPTDIFFQRRYGCRAMMLETVAAVPGMVGGMLLHLRSLRRFEQSGGWIRALLEEAENERMHLMTFMEVANPKWYERALVLAVQGVFFNAYFLGYIVSPKFAHRVVGYLEEEAIHSYTEFLRDLEAGRIENVPAPRIAIDYWRLPADARLKDVVTVVRADEAHHRDVNHFAADIHFQGLELNKTPAPLGYH from the exons ATGCCATCGTGGCGCGCGCTGGCTCGGCGACAGCGACACGTCATCCCGTCACCCTCTCAGAGCTTGGCACGTCCGCAGGTTCTCGAGCCTGCGACCACGAGTTTCGCGAGCAGAGCGGCAGCCCACCAAGCAGGCTCGTCATCTTCGGCGATGAGCTCCCGCGTCGCCGGATCCGTCCTCCTCCGCCACCTGGGCCCGCGCGTCTTCGGGCCGACCACTCCGGCCGCGCAGAGGCCCCTGCTTGCCGGAGGGGAAGGGGGCGCCGTGGCCGTGGCCATGTGGGCGCGGCCGCTGTCCACCTCCGCCGCCgaggcggcgagggaggaggcgACCGCGTCCAAGGACAACGTGGCGAGCACCGCCGCCGCGACGGCCGAGGCGATGCAGGCCGCCAAGGCCGACGCTGTGCAGGCCGCGAAGGAGGGCAAGAGCCCCGCGGCGAGCAGCTACTGGGGCATCGTGCCTGCCAAGCTGGTGAACAAGGACGGCGCCGAGTGGAAGTGGTCTTGCTTCAGG CCGTGGGAGGCGTACACGTCGGACACGACCATCGATCTCTCCAAGCACCACAAGCCCAAGGTGCTGCTCGACAAGATCGCCTACTGGACCGTCAAGTCGCTGCGCGTGCCCACCGACATCTTCTTCCAG CGGAGGTACGGGTGCCGGGCGATGATGCTGGAGACGGTGGCGGCGGTGCCGGGGATGGTGGGCGGGATGCTGCTGCACCTGCGGTCGCTGCGGCGGTTCGAGCAGAGCGGCGGGTGGATCCGGGCGCTGCTGGAGGAGGCGGAGAACGAGCGGATGCACCTGATGACCTTCATGGAGGTGGCCAACCCCAAGTGGTACGAGCGCGCGCTGGTGCTGGCGGTGCAGGGCGTCTTCTTCAACGCCTACTTCCTGGGGTACATCGTGTCCCCCAAGTTCGCGCACCGCGTCGTGGGCTACCTGgaggaggaggccatccactccTACACCGAGTTCCTCCGCGACCTGGAGGCCGGCAGGATCGAGAACGTCCCCGCCCCGCGCATCGCCATCGACTACTGGCGCCTCCCCGCCGACGCCAGGCTCAAGGACGTCGTCACCGTCGTGCGCGCCGACGAGGCGCACCACCGCGACGTCAACCACTTCGCCGCG GACATCCATTTCCAGGGGCTGGAGCTCAACAAGACGCCTGCCCCGCTAGGATATCACTGA
- the LOC125514227 gene encoding myb family transcription factor PHL11-like: MFEGMERAGYGVGAGVVLSRDPKPRLRWTPDLHERFVEAVTKLGGPDKATPKSVLRLMGMKGLTLYHLKSHLQKYRMGKQSKKDTGFETNRGAFAAQGISFSSAMPPNVPSAGNNTTGETPLADALRYQIEVQRKLHEQLEVQKKLQMRIEAQGKYLQTILEKAQKNLSYEAGGDATLETTRSQLTDFNLALSGFMDDATQACQQNGGELAKALSDDGLRAGNLGFQLYHGGEDVKCATDEDLLLLDLNIKGGYDHRLSAHGMRRGAVDLAVGQHRR, from the exons ATGTTCGAGGGGATGGAGCGGGCGGGGTACGGCGTGGGCGCCGGGGTGGTGCTGTCGCGGGACCCCAAGCCCCGGCTGCGCTGGACGCCCGACCTGCACGAGCGCTTCGTGGAGGCCGTCACCAAGCTCGGCGGGCCCGACA AGGCGACGCCCAAGTCGGTGCTGAGACTGATGGGCATGAAAGGGCTCACCTTGTACCACCTCAAGAGTCATCTTCAGAAATACAGGATGGGAAAGCAGAGCAAGAAAGACACAGGCTTCGAAACCAACAGAGGAG CCTTCGCCGCACAGGGCATCAGTTTCTCCTCTGCGATGCCTCCCAACGTTCCGTCCGCCGGGAATAACACTACGGG AGAAACGCCACTCGCGGACGCATTGAGATATCAAATCGAAGTCCAAAGGAAGTTGCACGAACAGCTTGAG GTTCAGAAGAAGCTGCAAATGCGCATCGAGGCGCAAGGGAAGTACCTGCAGACGATCCTGGAGAAGGCCCAGAAGAACCTCTCGTACGAAGCAGGCGGAGACGCAACCCTAGAGACAACCAGGTCGCAGCTCACCGACTTCAACCTAGCTCTCTCGGGGTTCATGGACGACGCGACGCAGGCGTGCCAGCAGAACGGCGGGGAGCTGGCCAAGGCCTTGTCCGACGACGGCCTCAGAGCCGGCAACCTGGGCTTCCAGCTCTACCACGGCGGCGAGGACGTGAAATGCGCCACGGACGAGGACCTGCTCCTGCTGGACCTGAACATCAAAGGTGGGTACGATCACCGGCTGTCCGCCCACGGCATGCGGCGCGGCGCGGTGGACCTGGCGGTCGGCCAGCACCGGAGGTAA
- the LOC125514226 gene encoding cell division cycle 20.2, cofactor of APC complex-like, whose product MDAGSHSISSGKNSAAAVQRPPLQEAGSRPYMPPLSTTSRNPAAKCYGDRFIPDRSAMDMDMAHYLLTETKKDKENAAAIAASPSKEAYRRLLAEKLLNNRTRILAFRNKPPEPENVFAADTVSSHQAKPAKQRRYIPQSAERTLDAPDLVDDYYLNLMDWGSSNVLSIALGDTMYLWDASSGSTSELVTVEEDNGPITSVSWAPDGRHLAIGLNSSDIQLWDTSSNRLLRTLKGVHESRVGSLAWNNNILTTGGMDGRIVNNDVRIRDHAVQTYQGHSQEVCGLKWSGSGQQLASGGNDNLLHIWDVSMASSMPSAGRNQWLHRLEDHMAAVKALAWCPFQSNLLATGGGGSDRCIKFWNTHTGACLNSVDTGSQVCSLLWNKNERELLSSHGFTQNQLTLWKYPSMVKMAELTGHTSRVLFMAQSPDGCTVASAAADETLRFWNVFGTPEVAKPAPKASQSGMFSSSFAHIR is encoded by the exons ATGGACGCAGGCTCCCACTCGATCTCTTCCGGCAAGAACAGCGCCGCCGCCGTGCAGCGCCCGCCGCTCCAGGAGGCCGGCTCCCGCCCCTACATGCCACCGCTCAGCACCACCTCGCGCAACCCGGCGGCCAAGTGCTAC GGGGACAGGTTCATTCCGGACCGGTCAGCGATGGACATGGACATGGCGCACTACCTGCTCACGGAGACCAAGAAGGACAAGGAGAACGCGGCGGCCATCGCGGCGTCCCCCTCCAAGGAGGCGTACCGGAGGCTTCTCGCGGAGAAGCTGCTCAACAACCGGACGCGGATCCTCGCCTTCAGGAACAAGCCGCCGGAGCCGGAAAACGTCTTCGCTGCCGACACGGTTTCTTCTCACCAGGCCAAGCCGGCCAAGCAGAGGCGCTACATTCCCCAG TCTGCCGAGAGGACTCTGGATGCACCGGACCTCGTCGACGACTACTACCTCAACCTGATGGACTGGGGGAGCAGCAACGTGTTGTCCATTGCTCTGGGCGACACCATGTACTTGTGGGACGCATCCAGTGGATCAACATCTGAGCTTGTGACAGTCGAGGAGGACAACGGCCCCATCACCAGCGTCAGCTGGGCTCCTGATGGCCGCCATCTTGCTATTGGGCTCAACTCGTCTGACATTCAGCTCTGGGACACCAGCTCCAACCGCCTG TTGAGGACTCTGAAAGGTGTGCATGAGTCAAGGGTCGGTTCGCTGGCATGGAACAACAACATCCTGACGACTGGCGGCATGGACGGTAGGATTGTGAACAACGACGTAAGGATCAGGGACCATGCCGTGCAGACGTACCAGGGGCACAGCCAGGAGGTGTGCGGGCTCAAGTGGTCAGGCTCAGGGCAGCAACTGGCGAGCGGTGGCAACGACAACCTTTTGCACATTTGGGACGTGTCGATGGCATCCTCCATGCCGTCCGCAGGCCGCAACCAGTGGCTGCACAGGCTTGAGGACCACATGGCTGCGGTGAAGGCGCTCGCATGGTGCCCATTCCAGAGCAACCTGCTGGCAACTGGCGGTGGCGGCAGCGACCGCTGCATCAAGTTCTGGAACACACACACCGGTGCATGCCTCAACTCTGTTGATACTGGATCGCAGGTGTGCTCCCTTCTGTGGAACAAGAATGAGAGAGAGCTGCTGAGCTCACACGGATTCACCCAGAACCAGCTGACATTGTGGAAGTACCCTTCCATGGTCAAGATGGCTGAACTCACTGGCCATACCTCCCGTGTCCTCTTCATGGCACAG AGTCCTGATGGTTGCACGGTAGCATCTGCTGCTGCGGACGAGACCCTCCGCTTCTGGAACGTGTTTGGCACTCCTGAGGTAGCCAAGCCTGCACCCAAGGCTTCACAGTCCGGCATGTTCAGCAGCAGCTTCGCCCATATCCGATGA
- the LOC125514225 gene encoding transcription factor EAT1-like, whose protein sequence is MIAEGGYFDGSRDAILMAGSLIHDSLDSICDSTEIAQGNFHGPSFFIEDICNPTNLTSEPARTINHIQHRAEFDMDQDLHGHMIQETQVETSNWVPAMFGTQNHIISQQSIEQQMDDYDAASYPDGAHTTAPDLLNLLQIPRYSMTTAFPSTEHIFGDPGQNAGNQLDINNDVLGRAIHDSGMMLGDSTLPLQYNGNQSHLFKDLYHSLPQSFGLFSSDDERDRTMGVVGAAGNILQEIDGRQFGSPKLGRSKKGGFGKAKANFATEKERREQINVKYGALRSLLPSPTKNDRASIVGDAIEYINELNRTLKELTSLVEGDTKHRMKRLKLDDAARDNGESSSLQQVKDDQDSQLNGAIRSSWIQRRSKECHVDVRIVGNEINIKFTEKKKTNSLLCAAKVIDEFRLELIHVVGGIIGDQRIFMFNTKISEGSSVYASALASKLLRAMEMEHLAVDIFS, encoded by the exons ATGATTGCTGAGGGAGGTTATTTTGATGGTTCCAGAGATGCTATCCTCATGGCAGGATCACTGATTCATGATTCCCTGGACTCTATTTGTGACAGTACAGAGATTGCGCAAGGAAACTTCCACGGTCCCTCCTTTTTCATAGAAGATATATGCAATCCAACCAATCTTACCTCTGAGCCTGCACGAACTATCAACCATATACAACATCGGGCTGAATTTGACATGGATCAGGATCTTCACGGCCACATGATACAGGAGACCCAGGTAGAAACTTCAAATTGGGTTCCTGCAATGTTCGGTACCCAAAATCATATCATCAGTCAACAGTCAATTGAACAACAAATGGATGACTATGATGCTGCATCATATCCAGATGGTGCTCACACAACTGCACCTGATCTCCTAAATCTTCTACAGATCCCAAGGTACAGTATGACTACTGCATTCCCTTCGACAGAACATATCTTTGGTGATCCAGGGCAGAATGCTGGCAACCAATTGGACATCAACAATGATGTTCTGGGAAGAGCAATTCATGACAGTGGGATGATGCTCGGTGATTCAACTCTACCATTACAATATAATGGTAATCAATCTCACCTATTCAAGGATCTCTATCATTCACTTCCGCAAAGTTTTGGGCTGTTCTCCAGTGATGATGAGAGAGATCGGACGATGGGGGTAGTAGGAGCTGCAGGAAATATTCTCCAAGAGATAGACGGGAGGCAGTTTGGTAGTCCCAAACTGGGAAGAAGTAAGAAAGGTGGCTTTGGCAAGGCAAAAGCTAACTTTGCAACTGAAAAAGAGAGGAGGGAGCAGATAAATGTGAAATATGGGGCTTTAAGATCACTGCTGCCAAGCCCTACGAAG AATGACCGAGCCTCTATAGTTGGAGATGCCATCGAATACATCAATGAGCTGAACAGAACATTGAAGGAACTGACAAGTTTGGTGGAAGGCGATACCAAACATAGGATGAAGAGGCTTAAGTTGGATGACGCAGCACGTGACAACGGAGAAAGTTCGTCGCTGCAGCAAGTGAAGGACGATCAAGACAGTCAGCTGAATGGAGCTATAAGGAGCTCATGGATACAAAGGAGGTCCAAGGAATGCCATGTTGATGTCCGCATAGTTGGTAATGAGATCAACATCAAGTTCACTGAAAAGAAGAAGACTAATTCTTTGCTTTGTGCTGCAAAGGTTATTGATGAGTTTCGTCTTGAACTCATCCATGTTGTTGGGGGGATTATTGGAGATCAACGTATATTCATGTTCAACACAAAG ATATCTGAGGGCTCCTCGGTCTATGCCAGTGCGTTGGCTTCGAAGCTCCTCCGAGCTATGGAGATGGAGCATCTCGCTGTTGATATCTTCAGTTAG